The following are encoded together in the Argopecten irradians isolate NY chromosome 5, Ai_NY, whole genome shotgun sequence genome:
- the LOC138322866 gene encoding stearoyl-CoA desaturase 5-like isoform X2 yields MAPRNLEPESVTTCNEDQLGLDNVVKADAINDDKPPMKIVWRNVVIFAILHLAALYAVTLIPRSQPLTWVWSVMYFMLAGMGVTAGAHRLWSHRSYKARTPLRVLLAVCQSAALQNDIFDWVRDHRVHHKYSETDADPHNATRGFFFSHIGWLLVKKHPKVIAKGKLISLQDLYDDPVVMIQKRFYKLSVLLMCFIVPTIVPWYFWGETLWNSFYLASILRYTVVLNSTWLVNSAAHMWGSKPYDRTINPSNNLAVVFCAFGEGFHNYHHVFPHDYATSEFGLRYNFTTMFIDFFALLGLVSDRKVISPKTIQMRKGRTGDRSVKSS; encoded by the exons ATGGCACCAAGGAACCTGGAACCGGAATCTGTAACCACGTGCAATGAAGATCAACTAGGCCTTGACAACGTGGTTAAAGCGGATGCGATAAACGATGACAAGCCTCCGATGAAAATCGTTTGGAGGAATGTTGTGATATTTGCAATACTCCATCTGGCTGCTTTATACGCTGTGACACTGATCCCCAGATCGCAGCCACTAACATGGGTGTGGT CTGTTATGTACTTCATGTTAGCCGGCATGGGAGTAACAGCCGGAGCCCACCGACTCTGGTCACATCGCTCTTACAAGGCCAGAACCCCACTCCGAGTCCTGTTGGCGGTCTGCCAGTCGGCAGCCTTACAG AACGACATTTTCGACTGGGTGAGAGACCACAGAGTACACCATAAATATTCTGAGACTGATGCTGATCCTCACAATGCTACACGTGGCTTCTTCTTCTCTCACATCGGCTGGCTCTTAGTGAAGAAACATCCCAAAGTCATCGCAAAGGGCAAACTAATAAGCCTGCAGGATCTGTATGATGATCCCGTTGTGATGATCCAGAAAAG GTTCTACAAGCTGtcggttttgttaatgtgcttTATAGTTCCGACGATTGTGCCGTGGTATTTCTGGGGAGAGACTCTCTGGAACTCTTTCTACCTTGCGTCCATTTTGCGGTACACAGTAGTATTAAATAGCACGTGGTTAGTCAATAGCGCTGCCCACATGTGGGGCTCTAAACCTTACGACAGAACAATCAACCCCTCGAACAACCTCGCGGTGGTATTTTGTGCGTTTGGTGAAGGTTTCCATAACTACCATCACGTGTTCCCACACGACTATGCCACCAGTGAATTCGGTCTACGTTACAACTTCACTACAATGTTTATAGACTTCTTTGCACTTTTAGGTTTAGTATCCGACcgaaaagttatctcccctaaaACTATTCAGATGAGGAAAGGGAGGACAGGTGATAGATCAGTAAAGTCGTCTTAA